A single region of the Neotabrizicola shimadae genome encodes:
- a CDS encoding ribokinase, giving the protein MKPIVILGVFVADTAYRADRQPKMGETILGHSFVLGPGGKGSNQSVAAAMAGGDVHFITRLGADPFADMARATWAKGGVTPQVKVDAASYTGAAYIFIEAATGNNAIIISPGAASRISAEDVEEKADLIRGAGVFITQLEQPIPAARRALELARAGGAKTILNPAPAAPLDDDLLGLCDFVTPNESEAEALTGLPVTSVAEAEVAADALLARGVGAVVMTLGDKGALYRDRTQSFHVPVISAGPVVETTGAGDAFNGGFAVALAEGRGMLDAVRMGCATAGISVTRPGTAPSMPARAEIDELLKRSFG; this is encoded by the coding sequence ATGAAGCCCATCGTGATCCTCGGCGTCTTTGTCGCCGACACCGCTTACCGCGCCGACCGCCAGCCGAAGATGGGCGAGACCATCCTGGGCCACAGCTTCGTTCTGGGCCCGGGGGGCAAGGGCTCGAACCAGTCCGTCGCCGCCGCCATGGCAGGGGGCGACGTCCACTTCATCACCCGCCTCGGCGCCGACCCTTTCGCCGACATGGCCCGCGCCACATGGGCGAAGGGCGGCGTCACGCCCCAGGTCAAGGTAGATGCCGCAAGCTACACCGGCGCGGCCTACATCTTCATCGAGGCCGCCACCGGCAACAACGCCATCATCATCTCGCCCGGCGCCGCCAGCCGCATCTCAGCGGAAGATGTCGAGGAAAAGGCCGATCTGATCCGTGGCGCCGGGGTGTTCATCACCCAGTTGGAACAGCCGATCCCCGCCGCCCGCCGCGCGCTGGAACTGGCGCGGGCAGGGGGCGCAAAGACCATCCTCAACCCCGCCCCCGCCGCGCCGCTCGACGACGACCTGCTGGGGCTCTGCGATTTCGTGACGCCCAACGAATCCGAAGCCGAAGCCCTCACCGGCCTGCCCGTCACCTCTGTAGCCGAGGCCGAGGTCGCTGCCGATGCGCTGCTGGCGCGCGGGGTGGGCGCCGTGGTCATGACCCTGGGCGACAAGGGCGCGCTGTACCGCGACCGGACGCAAAGCTTCCATGTCCCGGTCATCAGCGCCGGTCCCGTGGTGGAAACCACCGGCGCGGGCGATGCCTTCAACGGTGGCTTTGCCGTCGCCCTGGCCGAGGGCAGGGGGATGCTGGACGCCGTGCGCATGGGCTGCGCCACGGCCGGCATCTCTGTCACCCGCCCTGGCACGGCACCCTCGATGCCCGCAAGGGCCGAGATCGACGAACTGCTCAAGCGGTCCTTCGGCTGA